The Triticum aestivum cultivar Chinese Spring chromosome 4B, IWGSC CS RefSeq v2.1, whole genome shotgun sequence sequence AGTGGCCACACGACTCGCTCATTTCTGTTTCCTCCACCCGCCACGAGTGAATCAAGGAGCGGAGTTGTATGTCGAACAAGTTTTTTCAAGGGCTATTTTTACGAGGAGCAACATTTCGGGAGGAGGAGCCGCAGTCAAGGATTCAGAGGAGCCAGACCATTTCCGAACAGGCTGTAAGTGGGAAGTCGGGGCGGGGCTGGCGGATTAATGTTGTACCCGCGCAACGCCTCAGCCAAGAGGCCGGAGAGCTGGCTTCAGgtgcgagtgttgatgatgaaACCTCATACCAATCCGTTTGGGAGCCCGGAGCAAGGGCTATGGATTGCCTGAAGAAGTGGTGGGAAGTGAAGGCGGATGCCGCCGTAGTGGTTGATGCCGAACTCAAGGTTTCCCAAGAAGAGGGTTCAGATGGGGGAAACGGATCCTCTTACATCAGGAAGGGATGTCACGAAGCTACAGTGACAATCCAATGCAAAACTGCGAAGGGATGTCACGGGCACTGTAGCGACCGGTAGTGTATGCAGTTACTGTTCATAAAAAATAAATCTAAAAATGATTTTATTGCACCATAATTTTGTTTGTATGTAACTTTTGTAAATGTATACAATATATGTGTAATTTGTAAATTAATTCATGTCAGTTTAGCCTTAATCATATGGATGCGAAAAAAGGATGTCACGGTTACTGTAGCTTACGTGACATCCCTTCACAATGTTAGAGGATCTCGATGGGGGTGGGTGGTGGGTTGGTGTGCCGACTCGTCTCATCCACAACAAAGGTGAGGGAGTCAAAGATGACTTTGGCCTGGCATGAATATGCAGGCTGAAAGTTGATATCCAATCTGGGCAAGATCTCCGATCGACGCAACACGCGCGCGCCAACTGGTGGTACTGAAAACCGCCATTTAGTCCCGATCTAGTGGTGCGCAGGACTAGTAGTGCCAGAATGGATCACACACGGGGGGTTTACTCAAGTTTGGACCCTCATCATTGAGGTAACATCCCACTCCTGCTTTGATTTTTGATTGATGGTGAAAATGCCTCGTGTGAGGGGGTCACAATATGCGTAGAGATGTTGTTATCGAGACTACGAATGATATGACATGCCTCGAACTACCCTTGGTCTCGCCTTATAAAGGGCGGCGAGACCTAAGgttacaagtttgctaattgacctAAGGTCTAGATCGGACGGGGGGTTCTTGACTTGCACGTCAAGATGAGAACCTTCCAGAAGGAGGGCTTCCTATGGAACAAGGAACCCTAACCATACCTTGGCTTGTTGGGTCTTGAGGCCGGCCCACTGACCGGCTTCCCAGCTGACAGGCCACCCCTGGTATAATACACTATCGGTGTGCTTTGTCGTGTTGTTCTTCATTCATGGAGCCTTTTATTGTGTTGGCCTCTATTTTTTGAGGTGACGGTAGTATCTGGAAGACAACAATGTACCCTCCCTTCGGCAAAGAAGTAGCACGACATCCCTTCCCCCACACCCACGACATAAAAAACTAGTAGAGACTAGCACCACCTCTTTCACATGAGCATCGACAATAAAGACAACTCACCACAACCTCACAGCCAACATCATACTTGCAACTTACCACGACCCCAATAGCGCACATTATACCAGTCGTGCGAAGTGCGATGCACAAGTCCACACACACTACACATGCTTGCAATTGGGCCCAACAACCATATACAGTCGGACAATCCACTTACGGCCATACCCGAAGCGCCGCCCAACCTCAATGCACCACAAGACTCCCTCTCTAGGGAGCCTAATAGTTGTACTAATTGACTCGTCGATCAAGCAGGGAGAGATTGGGCTGGTATGCATGTGGGCCATATGTTTAGTTGGTTCCATATGCCATAGGCGTTTGATTGTCGTTGACGATAGGATTGGTAAATCTTATTTGGCGAGTGCAACTCATACATAACGCTCGCAGGCTCCCAAGCGATAGCTTGTAATGGGCAAACCTATTAGCCTCCACCCTGTTTTGTGTTTTTGGGGCTTCTTACCTATTTAAAAAAAAATATTGTTGCCCCTTTTTCAACTCTTTTTatgtttcttttcatttttttcgcTATAAAAATCATGCTTTTTTTTGAAAATGTTGTGATTTTTTAAATTCGAAAATACTTGTTCAATTCCGGAATATTTTTCAATTTCATGAACTTCTTTCAAATTAATTGTTTTCTAACTCTGCAAACTTTTTATAATCTATAAAAAGCAGAGGCGTTGTTTTTTGTTTCGTGAGCAATTttattttttgagatttttttcttGAACTAGTAAGAGtaaatagatgatgtaaaatacatcatcaAATTATAGTTAgagtaaaatttacatcaccaaaaagtggaTTTTTACATCATCTCCAACTTCAACAgatgatgtaaaatttacatcaatAGAAAATCACTCCAAAAGGTGATGTAAAATTTATATCACCGCGAAAGCGGCCATGGTGAGGTGCGCTGCAGCGACGTTAGTGGCCGCGGGGGTCTGAGTGAttatagtcgtcgctagatggtctacagATTTGAATGCATTTTTTGTTACTTCTCATGTTATTGGTACTGCCATGATGTttgatgaatagatcagaagtttcTTTCTGAAAAAAAAGCTGCTGGTTTTTCCCTAAACAGTGCTGCTTTTTTTTatctcaaagaaaagaaaagaaagagtgATTAGAGCGAACGAGTGAGTGGCGACCGAGCCAGTCCCTAAGGGCAtatacaatggttctatcttagcaatgccaTATAGGATAAACGATTAGGTGAAGGAGAGAGAATTCATAAGAAAAGACCTGTCTTcttttatttaagagaagacaagagatgacctcttaacacaatatgtctcaccacgtttttaggaatagctagttattgaagattGAAGATAAGACTAAAAGATGAtccattgtagacatgttttttttatcatctcttaattacatgcaagacttaaaataagactatcttatcaaccattgtacatgccctaatgggCCGGCTCAGGTGTGCGCCTTAAACTCCCGATTgcctcaaaaagaaaaagaaaaaaccagtGAAAGGAGTCCTCTTCAGTGCGCACGCACGCAGGCAACCCAAACCCCTGACCCCGAGGATAGGATTTTGCTCGTCCCCCAAATCTCTCCGGCCATGGCCTCCTTCCCGCTGGCATCCGCCGCCCGTTCCCTCCCCACCCTAGGGTCTCACCTCCCGGCAGCCGCGACCACCCGCAGCGTCTCCATCCCGGCCTCCCCTGTCCCTGCGGCGAAGAACGCCACCTCCTGCAGCTTCAGCACCAGGAGCTGCAGGCCAACCGTTCGACGGAACGCCGCAGAGACCTACGTCCCAGGCTCCGGCAAGTACATCGCGCCGGACTACCTCGTGAAGAAGGTgtcggccaaggagctggaggagcTCGTCAGGGGGGAGAGGAAGGTGCCGCTCATCGTGGATTTCTACGCCACCTGGTGCGGGCCGTGCGTGCTCATGGCGCAGGACATCGAGATGCTCGCCGTCGAGTACGAGGACAGCGCCTTGTTTGTCAAGGTGGACACGGACGAGGAATATGAGTTCGCAAGGGATATGCAGGTAAGGGGACTGCCAACGCTGTATTTCTTCAGTCCGGATCAGGGCAAGGACGCCATTAGGACCGAGGGGCTAATTCCTATCGAAATGGTCAGAAACATCATCGAAAACGAGCTGTGAGTTCTGTCTAGGCAGCATAGTGTCTGTAGTAGCTACATTATTTAGCTGATTCTTGTAGTAGTTCTTAGTATTTATTTAGGTGCAGCCTGCGGTGGTTGATTTGAGCTTTGTGTTGCTGCTCGGCCGCAGGTTCGCGTATGCAAGATCTGCATGAGCAGAATGTAGCATCATTGTTCGAACCTGAGACTAACAGATTGGTTCTCTATTGCACCATTCTTGTGTGCTTTGTCATTGAAATCTTTGTTAGTTTGTTAATTTGTATGCACTGGATTTTGTCTTTTATCTTACTGCGTATAAATTGACTTTAGATGCACTTACTGGTGGTAAAAAAGAAACACCTCACGTCGCTGCACACGCAACCCGCTGCTGCCGCCACACTCACGTTCCTCTCCCCCAACCTCGCGCTACTGCAGCGCACCGCCGCCACATTTCCTTGGCGGTGCTTGGCTGATGGAGCGTTGGCCACCGCTCATACCGCCGCTGCGACCCTGCCTCTCATCTCCTTGGAGTTGTTGCAACAGGAGGACCGCGAGCCGCCGCCTCCCGCACTAGACGACAATGTCTAGGCCGTCAAGGATATCGTCCTTGACACAGGAGGGGCATGGGCTGCCAGATGGCCGTCCGCGGTGCGATCATCGTTGTCCTTCACGCCCTCTTGGATGCAATCACCGCCACCACTTGCCCCTGTTGAGCTCATGTCGTCACTGGGAGGAGCGTGCGGCACCACCGCGACGGTCAGCCTTCCTCTTATATCCGCTGGACAGGGCTGCCGTCCGTGGGCTGCTTGACTCCTCCGCCACCCCTCTGCCAGGAAGATGGGAATCTCCTGTGGGGAAAGTAAAGGTGGATGGCAGAGAAGCCCCAACTACAGGGTAACCACGGAAAGAGGAGCCAAGCATAGGAAGGGGTGGCCATAGGAGAACAATGAACAAGGGAGGGGTTTTGTGAACTTTTGGCGGTGACAGGTTGCTCCCCTGCGAAGTGAAGGCTGCAGCGACAACAGAGCACTGGTGGTACTAGGGTTGATGTGGTCAGTGGTCGAAGCCTTGCACCATCGGCGGTCGTGCTGATAGGTTCGTCTCGTCTCTATTTCCTGGTGGTTAAACAGTGAGTCACGTCTCCCATTACCTGTGTTATGTGCATTTTCCAGTTCGTTGGCAGTTGTTCTATGCGGATTTGATTGGTTTATGTGCTTAGCACGGATGTGTTTGTTGTTCTTCCAAATGTGGATACAGCGGTGTTGTAGTTCATAAACGTGTGATGCTGCATGTACTTGATGGACAAACATGGTTGCTAGGTTCTCTGCTGGCCTTTGTTTCTGGATGCCTCATCTTCTGGGTGATTGTGGTTGGTGGTGCGTTGCCATGGTTGAGTCTTGGCTCGTCTTGCTCTATTCTAGTGTGGGCTGCTTCTTTCCTGCTTCTGCCTCCTCGTGCTCTAGCCCGCTCAGTGTTCATTCATCTTTGTTCTTTTGCCTTCCTCGTAGTAGAAACAAACCAAACAGATGTTTTCAAAGAACCAGTCAAGATTGCCACAAGGTCTGATGGCCATGGCAAGATCACATCCTAGATTATTTTCTTTCACTGTTTTATCTGGTAGCTCCATTGGTCCCTTGGTTTGTTCTATCTATTCAGAGAAGTATTCCAGATGATCGTCCTGAAAAAGGTAGAGACGACCAGGTTGCCACCTTTATATTTCAGTACAGTGTACGCCGTTTTGTTTGCTGCCAATTATGTGATCAACTATCATAAGTTTGTTCTATATTTAGTTTCATCTGCATTTCACACAGCATTTATTTTCTGAGAGATTTCTTCAGCTCGAGCAGGCATAAACTGGTCAATGTTAGAGAATCATTCTCTTCTGATAACCAATGTATTGTTCAGTCCAAGAATTATGTGTCTTTGATCCATAACCATTTGACATAAATTTAGGATCTGGGACATCGACAATGTAAGCCTTTTTAATTTGTTGACAGTCCAAATTTTCATTAGCATCTGTTTTCCTCTGATGTTTCCATCTGTCAGTTAACATACTTCGGTAACGTTGCATTGCAAGACTCTGTCACGTAACATTTATTGATATACATATCGCATTGCTATTTTTTACTTTTAACTCCATATACATGTCTTCTCAGTTACCTATCATGAAAACCTAAAACTGCATTGCATAGTACTTAATTAGGCTGTGAATTTACTGTGAACGCAGTAAGCAATGGCCATGGCAAGACTATTTCTTATGAACGGTCCACCATCCACATCATCAGTTTTTAGATTCCTTCATGGCCTGAATTCTTTGTGTAGAAAGTGAATCCTATTTATTCTTTAGACGACAATGCATTATAGTTTTTTCaactccaaaaataatgaactctGGAAAGCAGTATATCTCACTCCTTTCCCTAGCACCTCGTGACATATTCAATTTCTGAAGTAGTTCATTTCCCGATAATATATTTAGGTATCTTGCATTTGTGCATAATTTGTACTAGCATTTCATGGCTATAAGAGATTGAGTGAGACCTACTCTTATGTTATGTTAAAATTTGACATTGAAACTAAGATTATTGAGAACTGTACGAACTGAGAAACACTGTGTTTCCAGCTCCTTATGTTGGATCTTTCCACTCCAAAAATGAACTCTGGAGAACGGTATGTCTCCCTCTCTTTTTCCTCTAAAACAGTTCATTCCCGAAACTGCATTTAAGTATCTTGTATTTGCACATAATTTGTACCAGCAATCCGTGGCTTTAAGAAATTGAGTGAAACCTACTCTTTGATGCTTTATACATAATCATTCGTATTGATTGCGCTCAGCAAAAAGGTTCTGTTACAACTTTACAATCGAACACCAAGTTCCCCCTGGACAATTATACAtttttgtgatcttttggttcacaAGTTATAGTAATCTGTCATTCTAGGCGTTGCTCCAGCATGATAAGGAGTAAAGGACTGCAGCACTGACTGCTTGTTCATGATTCAATATCTATCTGGAGTATTGCTTTTGCTAGCTCAAGCCTATATTTAGATATTTTGTGTAATAAATAATAAAAGCAACTTACTCCACAATTTCTGTTTATTGATGTTTTGTTTTTCCTGGTATAGATAACGTAGGCTGATTTCAAGTGTCAAACACAAGCTTAGGCTATATAAATCTTGCCATACAAATTTGTTTCTCTTTTACCTTTTAGCTGCCTAGAATCAGGATCAAACTCTAGAATTATACATATACATATCATGCTTGAAAGTTTAGTGTTTCGTAGTGTTTCTTTTTCTGCTCCTCATCAATTGCAATATCAAATTAAATCCCTTTTCCCTTTCTTAAATTTGAATAGAAGTAAAAAACAATAAACTGCTCTAGGTAGTTATGTATTAATTTATTCAATAGCCTTTTCATTGCCTCTGAGATGACATATGAGACGAAAGTAAAATTTTCTCTTCCTTTTACTATTATTTGTAATAATGACATCATTTTACTATGTATGGCTTTCAAAGCAAGAGTAATTGGATATTTGCCATCTAAATTAACGAATCTCTGTCTTAACTGGCGATGAAATTATGACGAGTCCCTATGCTACAATAGCATTGGGTGATCAGGAAACTTGTTAAAAGGGCAAAAAGATCCCTCTGATTTGTTGTTTAACTATGTCTTTAAAATGAGTGATCCAGCTGAGGCTTCGCCTTTATTAAAGCCGTCTGCATCTTCTTTGATGGTAATATAAATTCATGTGTAGTTCATGTGAATTCCAATGATGTCTATGTCCTTCAGTCCAAAAGGATAAATCTTCTGAAGTCCACAAAGTTGTTCAAACCTCTATGATGAAATCTCAAGATCTGTGGCCAAGCACTGGTATGGTTTTGACCTTTTGGTTCTTTTTATTCACTATTTCAGTTGCGCATTTTTCCGAAACCTTTACCAATGGCAAAATAAACTATATGGTGTAGGTTGCAAAGAACATGAGAGGCCATGCTGCCCACTCTTTACCATGAATCCATGATGTTACCGAAATAGATCACAACCACATGATCTTCATAAATGTACCTAAACATATCGTGGCCATTACATCTTCATGATAATATATACTAAAATCACAATACAACACAAATAAAGAGGGATCGCCTTATATAGGTTCTCACAAAAAGGTAGAACATCAAGCAATTGATTTGGTTAGACTcttttagagcatctccactcgcgcccccaacagccccccctctcccccccgGACGTGATTTTTTCCGCCGGCGCCCAAAAAAACCAGTCGCCCCCAGGATGCCGAATTCCGCCGGTTTGGCCCATTTTTGGTTCGGCGATCACTGGCCGAACCCagcgcagggggggggggggtgggcttgGGGCTTTAGCGGAAGGAAAAGTGGCGCGTGGGCCACCACTGTCAAGTGAAAAACGACTATTCCCTGCCCAGATTCGGCCCCCCGCGCTGTAGGACGACACTTTCCCTTTTGCCGCCGTGTCGACCGCGTTGTTGCCCACCTGCCCACAGCTGCTAGTCTGCCGCTAGAAAGGCCATTTCCCCACCGAAAAGGGAGGGTTTCGCCGCGGCAGCCTCCATCCCGCTCCTGGGCGAGCTTGCAGCGCTTCGGTCACGCAGGCGGGGGTACCGGCGACTGTGCACCTACCACGCTCGCCAAGTGTTCGGCGATGGACTTCGACGAGGAGGAAGCGTTCGCGGCGCtggtggaggaggaagccgaggtcGACACCCATGAGAAGAGCACCTCATGATCCTCGCCGCTCTGGCCAGCCTGTTCGCAAGCAGTGCAGAGCCGCAACGACGTGGCTCGGCACCGGGCCGCCGTAAGAGCAAGCAGAAGCATCGACTGGAGGGCTATTGCTTGCTCTACGCCGACTACTTCATCGATGCTCTAATGCATGGCGAGCAAGTATTTCGgcaccgttatcggatgagccgaaagctcttcctcaggattgtgaattccattcgggagttcgacaactacttcaagtgcaagaaggattgcaccggcataCTTGGATTCACCTCACTCTAGTAGTGCACGAcaactatgaggatgcttgcatatggagctcctgATGATATAGTGCAACACTATGGATGCATGGTCGAGTCCACCATCATTGAGTGTttgtacaagttctgcagggcaatagtggcagtgtttggaccacaatacttgcgatcacccaatgctgaagacactgctaggatcctagcacagaatgccacaagaggatttcctgggatgcttgaaaGCATCGACTGCGTGCATTGGGCATGgaaaaactgtccatttgcttggcaggggatgcacaaaggcgccaaaggagtttgcagtgtggtacttgaggcagtggtgatgaggaacactagatgagaagaaagaaaacacatgccagatctgtttggctacttctagatgcttccactctagtgtagtatttctttccttttcttttctatcctacGTACTGTTTTCTAGAGCcttctagttgtgagtagctatgagtagacTGATGAAACGGTAcataatgttttctagagtatttcagctataagtagaagtatgtgaaggcttcccaaagctctataaatagaggtcctcacctctactttggactcagactatgtacccctacctataatagaacttgttgttcttatctaagatcttggagtagatcttgtgtCCTAGGAGTCGATTCGGCATTGGTTAAAAAAGGGCAGGGTGCCCCCTTTTTTTTTCTAGTAAATAGTTCAAACCATTTTATCGATATGAGTGTTCTATATCAGATAAATTTTACATTAGCTATTTCCCGTTTAAATTCGGTGAGTTAGAAAGCCGTATGATAGGTGGTAACTATCTTGTATGGTTCGGGGGGTAAGCGGCGTACTCTGGGGGAATATTAGGCTCTATCGAACATACAGGGA is a genomic window containing:
- the LOC123094469 gene encoding thioredoxin-like protein CITRX, chloroplastic → MASFPLASAARSLPTLGSHLPAAATTRSVSIPASPVPAAKNATSCSFSTRSCRPTVRRNAAETYVPGSGKYIAPDYLVKKVSAKELEELVRGERKVPLIVDFYATWCGPCVLMAQDIEMLAVEYEDSALFVKVDTDEEYEFARDMQVRGLPTLYFFSPDQGKDAIRTEGLIPIEMVRNIIENEL